A region of Scleropages formosus chromosome 2, fSclFor1.1, whole genome shotgun sequence DNA encodes the following proteins:
- the LOC108938182 gene encoding claudin-16-like yields the protein MSPACSKWSLPEFRMIVVLQFMAFCLALVSTVFLIVATWTDCWMVNADDDWEVSQKCRGLWWECVTNTQDGIRTCDQYETILAEHPLKIVLSRALMITADILASFALIILVLGLDVIKLLKEEPHVKLRICYFAGFIFGLGGIPGMIGSVWYAVDVYVERATLVLKNVYLGMHYEFGWSCWLGMAGSTGCFLTSIVLTCCLYIFRDARSSHYNRSIYKYGRTAAGKKYAMDSRV from the exons ATGAGTCCTGCGTGCTCAAAGTGGag CCTTCCAGAGTTTAGAATGATCGTCGTTCTTCAGTTCATGGCATTCTGTCTTGCCCTGGTATCAACCGTCTTCCTCATTGTGGCCACATGGACCGACTGCTGGATGGTGAATGCTGATGATGACTGGGAG GTCAGTCAGAAGTGCAGAGGACTATGGTGGGAATGTGTCACCAACACGCAAGATGGCATCCGCACTTGTGACCAGTACGAGACCATACTTGCAGAGCATCCAT TGAAAATAGTGCTCAGTCGTGCCCTGATGATCACAGCTGATATCCTGGCCAGCTTTGCACTCATCATCCTTGTACTGGGCTTGGATGTCATCAAACTGCTCAAGGAAGAGCCACACGTCAAACTAAGGATATGTTACTTTGCAGGGTTCATTTTTGGCTTGGGAG GAATCCCTGGAATGATCGGGTCTGTGTGGTATGCTGTGGATGTGTACGTAGAGAGGGCCACCCTCGTCTTGAAGAACGTCTACTTAGGAATGCACTATGAGTTTGGCTGGTCCTGCTGGCTGGGAATGGCAGGTTCAACAGGATGCTTCCTAACCTCCATTGTGCTGACATGCTGTCTATACATTTTTAGAG ATGCCAGGTCTTCACACTACAACAGGTCAATATACAAGTATGGGAGAACGGCAGCTGGAAAGAAGTATGCCATGGATTCTCGGGTGTAG